TGAGGATGCCGCTCAGGGCGGCGGTGGTGAGGCTGAAAACTTGAAAAGCGTGCATGGGTCAAAGGCACCGCGCGGACGCGATGCGTGAGAGATGATGAAAAAAAGAAAGGAGAGGAAGGATTCCTCCCGCCGGGTGCTCATGAGTCTCCCCGACGGGAGGCCGGCCCCTTATCCTTGCGCTTCCGGGATTAACCGGTTGTGCGAGGCCGGAAAGCGTCGTGCGGGCATGACGAAGCAGAAGCCGCGGAGCGTGGCGGGGAGAGGACACGAAGGCCCATGTAGGGCGGAATGCACCTGTTCCTCGCCGGTTGGTCAGGACGGCCTACACCTCAGGCGATGATCCTCGGCGGCGGGACCGGCGGTGAGGCTCCCGCGGTTTCAACGGGCACGCAGAGGCCCGGAAACGAAATGGCGGAACTTTTCGTGAAGCGCGGCGGCTTCAGCGAGACGAGTTCACATGGCAAGAAGTCCTGAAGGATCTTTCCCGCGCTGATGGACGACGGCAGCGGGACGTCTTTCTTCTCCTGGGAGCCATCCGCCTTTTTTGCCTCGGCGATCTTGCAACAGAGAGCGCAGGGCTTTTCTCCGCTGAAGGTATCCTTGGCTCCCTGCAGCAGGCCTTCATGTTTGGAATAGCTCACCAACATTCCTGCCCATGCATACACCTGCATGAGGGAATAGGGCCCTCCCGCGAGGTGCAGGCAGCCGAGTGAAACCAAAAGGATCTGGAAAAGCTTCTTCAGGGTGAGAGACCGTGTTCGAAGCGCAAGGATGGGTGGAGGGGTAGGGAGCAGGGCGAGAACGCGCAAGGTCAAAGTGTGGAAGCGAGACCAGTGCTTTCCCTCCCGAGGATGCTCTCCTGCGCCGGCACGAAAGAAAATATCGCGAGTGGCGAAAGGGTACCCGTGCCCTCCCCGTAAAGCAGAAGAACGTGAGCCGTTATCCCCCCCGGAACTCCGACTCACGTTCTTTCTGGTTTTTGCGAACCACGCCGTCTTGTCGTGTCGGCTGAAGTCCCCCCGGAATTCAGTATCGAGCAATGTGACAAGCCGCTTGGTCCGGCTTTGCCGTTGCTGTGTGAGTGCACTGCAAACGGTTCAGCGAAAATGCCCGGATCGAGTCTTTTGGCGAGGACTAAATTGCCTGAAAACGCGGAAAGTTTTTCGCAATTATTCCCAATTTGCGGGCTGTTGTGTTTGAAACCTGCCTATTGGCCGTCTTTTTTGCCGATCAAGTCTTCGATGCTGTGTTGGAGGCGATCCAAGAGTGCATCATCCCCGACTTTCTCGCCATCGCGGGTGGTCACATAGAAGGTATCCATCGCCGCGCCCTTCTCGGTCGAGATGCGTGCATTGGCGGTGTTCAGTCCATGGGTGTTGATCGCGTGGAAGAGATCGTGCAGCAAGCCGATGCGGTCCACGGCCTGGATCTCGATGGCGGTGCAGTTTGGATGCAGATCGTTCGAGACATAGGCGCGTACCGGGAAGGCCATGCCGTGATCGTCCTTCGGCCGTAGCAAGTTCGGGCGGCGACGGAAGTAGCGGGCGTGCTCGTACTTTTCCAGAAGGCCCACTTCCTTCAAGGTGGTCGACAAGCGCTTCCGCAGCGCGAGGTCGGAGACGGGCTCGAAGTTTGTGGTGCAGACGCGGAAGATATCCAGCACCACGCCGTCGGTACGGGTGAAGAAGTCCGCGGAGAGAATGTTCAATTCCTCGGAAGCGAGGGCGCAGCAGATCTTTTCCAACAGCAGCGGCCGGTCATGTGTGGCGATGACCAATTCGGTATAGCCCTTCTCCGGCATGTCGATCCACTGCAGCGAGCAGTCGAAGACATCCTCGTCCTTCTTCGGCTCCAAGCGGAGCACGGCTTTCACGTGGGCGGCGACCGAAGCTGCATCGCGGAAACGGAAATAGGAATCCGGCATGCGGCGGAAGTGCTCGTCCACCGCGGGATCTTCCTCATCCTTGAGCTGGCCCTTCACCTGTTCCTTCAGGTCCTTTTTCTCCGAGCGGATGGACGCTGTGTAGCGTTCCTTGCCCTCTTTCAGGAAGATGCGGGTGCTGGAGTGAAGCTGGAGCATGAGGGTCTCCTTCCAGCTCGACCAGGTCTCGGTATTCGTCCCGTTCGAGTCGGCGTAGCTAAAGAGCAGCAGCAGATCGAGGCGCTCCTTCGTTTTCACGATGCGCGCGAACTCGGCGACCACGTCCGGGTCCTCGATATTCCGCGTGGTGGCGAAGCGCCAAAAGGTCAGGTGGTGATCCACCAGGAACATGATCAAGGTGCGGCGCGGTCCGTGCACCTGCAGGCGATTGCAGAGGCGTGAAGCCAGCATGGCGGAACCGTCCGTGTGCTCGCGGACGTTTTCCGCGCGACCGGTGTCGTGAAGGATCAGCGCGAGATAGAGCGCATAGGGATCCTGCGCCTCATGGAAGAGGCGGCGGTAGATTTCCTTCTTCGGGTCATCGGTGCCGACCAGGGCATCCAGCTCCTCGATGCAGCGCAAGGTATGCTCGTCGGCGGTGTAGCGATGAAAGAATTCGTGCTGCACGAGGCAATCGAGCGCGCCGAACTCCGGCAAATAGCGGCCGAGGAAACCCACGCGATGCATCTGGCGCAGCGTGCGCGCGACATCGCCCTTCCGCTCGAGTATTGCCTGGAAGGTTTCGCGATTCGCCTTCGAGTAGCGGAAAGGGCGATCAATGTCCTCGCGGTGGGCCTTGATAAGGCGCCGCATCGGCGGGCTGAGGCGCAGACCACGGAGCTGGGTTTGCTGGAACATCCGCATCATGCGGTTGGGATCCTCATCGAAGATCTCGTTGTTCAGCGGATAGATGCGGCCATCGCGCGCGATGAAGCTATCGAACTCCTCGCGTTTCTTCGAGCGGAGCATGAGGAAGGACTTCAGGCCCGTGACGGCCATTTCCTCCTGCTCGATCTCGAAGGCTTCCATCAGCGAATTCGTGTGCTGATAGAGGCTGCGGGTATGGCGGTAGTAGTCCCGCATGAAGGTCTCCGTGCGGCGCAGGATGCTGCGTTCCGGATAGTGGAAATCGGTGGCGACCACGCCTTGAAGGCGCAGGGTGAGTTGGTCGCTGCCGCGGCCGGCCTGGTAGTGCAGCTCATTCCGCACGCGGTTCAGGAAATCGTAGGCGGCCTCGATCTTCCGGAGCGCGGTGGCGGTGAGGAGCTTGTCATCGACGAGCTTGCGCAGGTCCGTGGTGCCGCGCTTCACGCGGGCGACCCAGCGGATATTGTGATAGTCCCGCATGCCGCCGCAGCCTTCCTTCACGTTCGGCTCCTGGAGGAAGACGGTCTTGGAGAACTTCTGGTGGCGGGTGCGCAGGTCCTGGCGACGCAGCTCGAAGAACGCTTCCTGGCCCTTGGTCAGGCACTCCTTGTCAAAGCGGGTCTGGAACTCGCCGAAGAGCTTCTTGTCGCCCGCGATGAGACGGGCATCGATCAGTGCGGTCTTGTTCTGCTGGTCGGCTTTGGCCTGCTCCACGCACTCGGCGATCGAGCGGCAGGCGTGGCCTACCTTGAAACCGACGTCCCACATGAGGTAGAGGATTTCCTGGACGAGGGCGGAGAGGTCTTCCGGAAGCTTGTTCGAGGCACGGGGCAGGAGGAACAAGAGATCAATGTCCGACCCCGGATTCAGCGTGCCGCGGCCGTAGCCGCCGAGGGCGACGAGGGCGAGCACCGGTGCCTCCTTGCGCTTGGAAAGGGCGAGGTCGAAGAGCGAGCGCAGCACGACATCCAGCAGCTCCGCCCGGGCATTTGCGATCTCCAGTCCGCCCGCCCCGGCGCGGTGGCGCAGCTTGATCCGATGCTCCTCAATCTTGAGGAAACGGCGGTAGAGCGCGATCCGTTCGGCTGGGGAGAGGTGGCCCTGGACGGCGGGTTTGAGAGCCGTCTTGGCGTGGGCCTGAAGCGTTTTCAAATGGGCAGACATCCGGTGCGTGCAGGGTGCGTCGATTTCCGCGATGGTCAAGACGGGGAACTACGGGAATCGAAAGCTTGTGAATAACCTGTGGATAGATTTCGAACAAGCCCTGCGGACTGCTGATAACGAGTCATTCCGGGAGGTGGCCGAAGTCCGCAATTTTGCACGCCGTCCTGCGGGTGCGACTTTCGCAGAGGTGGTAGTGCGGGAGAGCAGGAGGGGGGAGGCAATCGCTGGCAAGACGGGTGAGGTGTCTACCTTGAAGCGCATGAATTTCTTTTCCACGCCCGGATTCAGCCGGACCATCAGGGTGGTGGCATTGTCAGTCATCAAGATGCTGGAGCCATCTTCCCCGGCATTGACCCAAGAGGTGAGATTGGTGCCGGACTGGACCTGATAGAAGAGGCCATCTTCGGCTGCGGCGGGGTTTTTGTTGAGGGTCCATGTCAGGCCGGAAGACCCGGCGATCGGAGTGGGGAGCATGCTGGGGGCCCGGGGGTCCAAGGTGAGCATGAACTCGATGACGTTCTTGATGTTGTCCCCGTCATCATCGTCTTCAGGTCCGCCCTGGAGGCCGTTTGCCAAGGCCCATTGTGAATAATTGGTCGGCGGAGCCACCTGCAGCATGTCGAAGCCGTCCGTGCCGGGGTCGTCGGTGAAGATGATGTTTTTCTGTTCCTCGGTCAGATACTCGGTGGTCCCGCCGTTTTTGACCATGAGGTTGTCGGTCGATGCGGTGTGGACATTGAGCCCAAGATTGAAGCCGATCTGACGAGCGGCGACGGCAGCGATGATGTCCCAACCATCGGCCCCGGTCAGGTGATTGGCCCCGACGTGAATGGCAGAGCCGTTCGAGTCGACGAAAGCGGCTCCGGCGGAGACGTTGTCATCTTCGTGGGGGTAGGTCGGGGCGATCTCGACAAAGAACATGTTGATCACGATCGCGCTGGTGCTTTTCGGCGGGGAGCCTGCGCTGTCGACGATGATAGCCAGGTCCCCCTCCGGCCGCGCTTCCACCTCGTAGTTTCCGGATCCTTGATAGGCGAAGTTACTCGGGTAGTTCACAAAAGGCAGCCAATCGATCCGGACGCCGGCTTGGGCCCAGATGGCATTCACCTGCCGCTGGATGTAGAGGGTGGTGGCGCTGTCTCCAAAGGTGGTGGCCATCGTGATCCCGTCGTTTCTCGTGACGCGGATAGGTTGGACCTGGACCCGGTGGGTGATCGGGACTGGTGGCTGCACCCTGACTTCTGCCGATGCCGGCAAAACGATGGAAAGAATGATGCCGAGCGCCGGATGACTTTGGAAAGACGGTTTGCAGGCAAGACGCACGATTTCTTACTATTTGAAAAGGCGTGATTTACAAGGTCCGAGGTCCGGAATTGCGGTGCTTTTCCGGGAGAGATTCAGCAGTGGACAAAACGCCGGGGGGAGACCACAAGCCAGCCCATGAAGAAGACATTCCCGCTCGCCAGTGACGGAACAGACCCGAAGCCGGAACGGGCGCTTGAAGCGATCAAGCATGAGCTTCGCAAGTATCTGAAGCGGGAGCGACGCAAGCCGCTGCCCGAGGGTGCGGATTTCTGGGATTTCGATTGCAAGGTGGGGAAGGGGGACGCGGTCCCCGAGGCAAGGCATTCCGCCGACGTGGAGCGAGCGGTGGAGGACGCGGTGAAGGAGGGATGTCCGTCCGTCTACGTGGAGATCCTGGCCAAGCCGGGCCTACGTGCGAAAAAGAGTACGGAAGAAAGCGGATCCTGAGGGAAGGGCTAGACTCCCGGCAGGGAATGATCATCCTTCGCGCCGGGTTGACAGGTCCTGAAAGGATCGTGGATCAAGATGCCACCGTGGCGGAATCGGTAGACGCCGCGGACTTAAAATCCGTTGCAGGGTAACCTGCGTGCCGGTTCGAGTCCGGCCGGTGGCACTTTGAATTATGATGAGTTGTTCGCATTTTGTGCGGTCGGAGTGAACGAGTGCTTAGGTGGCTCATCCCAAATATTGCCTTATAAAGTTCGAACTGATGTCCGCTGGCAAAAGGAGCCCGACCGGTTCAAATCAAATCCGTTCCACCTCTCCCCGGGATTGAGCATCTTAGCGGGTGGGCCATGGCCACCTCGTCATTTCCTTCGATGACACAGAGGATGTCGTGGGGAACGTGCAAGTTCATTGAGGCCTCGAAGACCGCCTTAAATCTGCCACCGAGCGTTCGGACAAGGTCTTCGAAAGCGGCGGGATCGTTGTTCTCAATGCGGCCTTTCCTAGCTGTGGAGCCATCGTCGGCGAGCACGTGGATTTGGCTGAAACGTTTGTGCGCGTCGACGCCGATGCGGCAATGTGCTGATGTTTTCATGGGCTTCCGTGTCGATTGGAATTGGAACCCGCTATGTTGTCACGGGTGGAACCGACGCGGAGCCCTACTGCTCCCTTTCAACGGTAAGCCGTTGGGGCGGTCTTTGAAGTGAGGAGGTTCAGGTTTTCAGCTCGTAAACCCGCGCCGGGCGATTAGTTCGGGGTGACGCAGAGACGCACGAAGCGTTTGCCCTGTCCCGTGGGAAGCGTGTAGGCCACCGATGCCGCAAGGTTTGTCAGCTTGGCATCACCCGTCGGGATGTCTGCCCAGCTTGCGAGATCTGGCGAGGTCTGAACCTTGAACTCGGTGCCATAGGCGGTGACGGCAAGGGTTCCTCCGTTCTGCCAGGTGATTTTGCCGCCTACGATTCCGGGAAGGGTGATGACGCCGGTGTTGTTCATGAAGTAAGCGATCCCATTCTCGACGCCGTCGTGATTGTAATCCTGATCTTCGGTCTGGTTGTCGGCATGGAGCGATGCCCAGAGGGAGTATCCGGTCAAGGGGGCGACTGTGAGCAATCCGGTGCCCGGCTCAAATTCGTAGGTGACCCCGTTTTCCACTTTGGTCCATTTGCTGGCACGCTTGGTGAAGGCACCCCGGGTGCTGGCGAGCGCAAAGGTGCTGCCGTAGGTTTCCGCAAGGGTCGAGGTATTCACCAAGGTCCAGCTGTCTCCCGGGGAATTGCCCGCGGCGGTAAGGTCCAGCACCAGTGTGCCGTCGAGTCGGAGAGTGCCGCTGCCGGTGAGTTTGTTGCTGACGCCGTTCGCACCGACCTTGATCCGCAGGGCTCCGCCGCTGGCCAAGG
This portion of the Luteolibacter luteus genome encodes:
- the glnD gene encoding [protein-PII] uridylyltransferase — translated: MTIAEIDAPCTHRMSAHLKTLQAHAKTALKPAVQGHLSPAERIALYRRFLKIEEHRIKLRHRAGAGGLEIANARAELLDVVLRSLFDLALSKRKEAPVLALVALGGYGRGTLNPGSDIDLLFLLPRASNKLPEDLSALVQEILYLMWDVGFKVGHACRSIAECVEQAKADQQNKTALIDARLIAGDKKLFGEFQTRFDKECLTKGQEAFFELRRQDLRTRHQKFSKTVFLQEPNVKEGCGGMRDYHNIRWVARVKRGTTDLRKLVDDKLLTATALRKIEAAYDFLNRVRNELHYQAGRGSDQLTLRLQGVVATDFHYPERSILRRTETFMRDYYRHTRSLYQHTNSLMEAFEIEQEEMAVTGLKSFLMLRSKKREEFDSFIARDGRIYPLNNEIFDEDPNRMMRMFQQTQLRGLRLSPPMRRLIKAHREDIDRPFRYSKANRETFQAILERKGDVARTLRQMHRVGFLGRYLPEFGALDCLVQHEFFHRYTADEHTLRCIEELDALVGTDDPKKEIYRRLFHEAQDPYALYLALILHDTGRAENVREHTDGSAMLASRLCNRLQVHGPRRTLIMFLVDHHLTFWRFATTRNIEDPDVVAEFARIVKTKERLDLLLLFSYADSNGTNTETWSSWKETLMLQLHSSTRIFLKEGKERYTASIRSEKKDLKEQVKGQLKDEEDPAVDEHFRRMPDSYFRFRDAASVAAHVKAVLRLEPKKDEDVFDCSLQWIDMPEKGYTELVIATHDRPLLLEKICCALASEELNILSADFFTRTDGVVLDIFRVCTTNFEPVSDLALRKRLSTTLKEVGLLEKYEHARYFRRRPNLLRPKDDHGMAFPVRAYVSNDLHPNCTAIEIQAVDRIGLLHDLFHAINTHGLNTANARISTEKGAAMDTFYVTTRDGEKVGDDALLDRLQHSIEDLIGKKDGQ
- a CDS encoding DUF6172 family protein gives rise to the protein MKKTFPLASDGTDPKPERALEAIKHELRKYLKRERRKPLPEGADFWDFDCKVGKGDAVPEARHSADVERAVEDAVKEGCPSVYVEILAKPGLRAKKSTEESGS